A DNA window from Pseudomonas wuhanensis contains the following coding sequences:
- the queD gene encoding 6-carboxytetrahydropterin synthase QueD has product MEIFKEFTFESAHRLPHVPDGHKCGRLHGHSFKVAIHLSGDLDPHTGWIRDFSEIKEIFKPLYERLDHNYLNDIPGLENPTSEVLAKWIWNELKPLLPELSAIRIHETCTSGCIYRGE; this is encoded by the coding sequence GAGTCCGCCCACCGCCTGCCCCACGTGCCGGACGGCCACAAGTGCGGTCGCCTGCACGGTCACTCGTTCAAAGTGGCGATTCACCTGAGCGGCGATCTCGACCCGCACACGGGCTGGATCCGCGATTTCTCGGAAATCAAGGAAATCTTCAAGCCGCTCTACGAGCGCCTGGACCATAACTACCTGAACGACATTCCCGGCCTGGAAAACCCGACCAGCGAAGTGCTGGCCAAGTGGATCTGGAATGAATTGAAGCCCCTGCTGCCGGAACTCAGCGCAATTCGTATCCACGAGACCTGCACCAGCGGTTGCATCTATCGCGGCGAATAA